A segment of the Cotesia glomerata isolate CgM1 linkage group LG2, MPM_Cglom_v2.3, whole genome shotgun sequence genome:
gagaataaataaaatatcatacatataaaagttttgGCAATTGGGTATATATAAGCAGCATATATATCAtatggtatatatatatatatatatatatatatatatatatatggctCAACGTAATGCCGTTTGATCTCAACTACCACAACATCCCTATTCCAGATGGCAGCTGTTGCTCATTGATCAGCTGGTTATGGGCACGAGCCGCCAACTTCTTTCTCGGATGATCTATAGTTACTGAAAAAATCTCCTCGACAACCTGTCCCTTAACTCTGTTATCTAGTTCTGCCACAATTCATCCATGGATGACATTTactataaattgtaaaaaagcgttttgtgtttataaaataaaaactattatgTAAGTTAACTTTCATTCTTTCCAgctaaataaacttttttattcaaacaaaCTTTATAACTGAGATTGAGatttttattccaattttagttttatagagaaaaaattagtttttttaacgTTTTTATGAAACtcttgttaatttaaaaataatcttttattataattataaacaataacaatattaatttattgcctTTAATTTACATATCAAACGCTGTCGTGTTGTTGTAAAATTGTTCGTATCCGCAAGAATTCTGCAAGTAATTCTCTTTATTCACGAGATATGTAAGTGAAATTACATCAATACCATGTTTGAATGTGACTATGACTAGTTATAGAGCTGTGGCTACGACCATGACCCATTGATTTTGAAAGACGTGTAAGAACTTAAACTCATGAGGAAAATCCACTTTATTATCGTTTTCATccaattatttactatttataaattgatttcCTTTTAAACTTTAGTAagaagccccaatagatgatcatgtgtTCAGTAaggatcactccatgtatttctgtattatctatattcacaaaataTAGGTATAAGCAAGtcacatggagtgatcatatacatcagtacatgatcatatattggggctttttaCCTTTAAaagtacttatttttttttcatttaataaatcctCAACAGCTCAAAGCGCCAATTATAAGCTTTTACAAAAGTTACAGAGTGTGAAATCAAAATAGCACATATGTaaagctaaaaatataaatataattaacaaaatattaaatcttaATGTATAACTGATCGTTGATATCATAATAAACTAACATTAAGTGTAAATTAAGAATTGATATAAATTGGATTGAATGCTTTACTTTTTATTGTTCATATCGTAAATTCGCGCGGGAAAACTACTTCGTTTCTTAAATGATGACTAATAACTTTTAGAGTTAACAAATCAtactattcaattttattcataaaagaGGACATTTATATGTTAAAAGAGATCGAAAAATCGAGCGATTATTTCAAAACTATGCAATTAAACTTATCGCGGTTTACCTTAATACTTATCGTTTTCCGTTAACcacttgttattattataacaataattatatcatTATGTGTAAAATGAGAGTTTTAATTAGTCAACTgtcaatcaaaaaaataattatttaatttataaattaaaattaattttatgtttttataaattgtaccCAATTGTCTACAAACCTCGATAGAATAGTGTGAGTCGAGAACGACTCACGACTTCCAATGGCAATTATTTGTTATAGAAAATGAttgaataaactaaaaaaaaaaaaaaaaagtttattcacAGCACTTGAAGAATATTCCAATAGtgatacaattaaataatagttagataattaataaaagtctatgaacactattttttaatctagTAGTACAGTCAACCCGCGAACGGACGAATAACATCTACTTGACTGTTATGATCTGTCGTTGCGACCAACCCACTACCATGGAACCTCTCACTTACTTCGGAGTGGGGAGGAAATGAAACCTTCTATATATAGGTTTGAATGTGTATACGTTTGTTAGTGTATTtcatgatataaaattatacgtATAGGTATGTGTGCGATGTATCACCTTAATATACGTAACAGTTACGGTCACTAAAGTCTGACAGTTGAGTCAACAActcgagaatttttttttttgtattagtTGTTATTAATCAATGAAATCATTCATCTTCATATTGTAttgtatttttactatttcaatTATATCTGTTTGATAAATAGTAACTGTTAcaaaattgagaaaatttgCTAAATACAAAAATGCAGTTGATTATACTatgtaatgaaaattataatttaaatatttgacaaatttAGTTCTAACaaaacttttcattaaaaattttactgatcTACATCCAATAAACTACTTaccattttttcttttatttagaaaattgattactactaagaaaatttttttaaaaaattgcacgaatatcttttttttttttttaatttcgaaataggaaactattttttcttatttttttcattataatttaattgttagaaatattaaaaaaaaatttccgatatctgttaatttcaatatcataaaaattttagtgtttttaattgcacgcctcatagcgcgaagcgcgtgaggttgtgctttatactcgactcgtcaaggtcaagcaattttgtgatctttaaatgtctctatcacaaccatattacacttatacaataatataagtagatgtacacggagaaatCATTTAAATCAAACCAtctttttactttctaaaatcatttcatgtagctatttttgaaaaaaaaaaacgttttgaaaaattttacgtggacgtccggatgtcaccccattttgatgtaccaatgattactcccgaacaaattgatatttcaagaccggacctttttattagtttacgaatgcgatgaactgggtccgtattttcatatcagtagcctagtttacgtatttttttttaattgaattttattaaaatttattacgatataaccgtacaaagacaaacgaatttttctttttatttgtcacgtgaaaactatggcgccacttgataaagctagattttttagactgcgtacgcatataacaagaaaaagggcgctgatatttaaaaaaaaaaaagtattctgtaagaaattacttaattctAGTTCCGAATATTCGACGATTTAGGAATATCAGGTTGAacttaaagtttattttaatgatgaaaaaaagtcATTCCGTTTCAAAATAGGTTTATAATTTAGGCTGACTGAAAAGGATGttcgttaattaaaatttggtGTAGTTGATTGCATTCGCGGCTGTGATATTAATGAGATGTACCCATAGTTAGCGTAGTTTTGTTtcatgaatttgaaaaattgaatggcgccttttgtaataaatttaatattttttaaaaaaatattttatgagcatttaatttatagacaattaattaataaagttgaaaaatcaaatagaagaaGTTACTCTTGGTGGGACTCGATTCCGGAACCTTTGAAATCCTAAGTCTGGAACGTCGACCACAAGGctgaactaaaattttaaagaacgcccattatttttcacttttaaaaACTCCAAGATATCTGACTTAGAAAATCAGGTCCTCCAGTTCAAAAATAGAatattcaacttaaaaataaaaaatgagctTGATTTCAATCTCATCAGACTCAACCACCCCTCAAACAAATAGTTTCGTCAGCATCAATTCagatttatgttttattttacaaaaggtCGTTCAGTCTCAAAAAGTTCAAAAGTTGATGCTGGTTTGAAACTGGGGAGCCTAAATAATACTCTGGTTCCATTCAGTTTGAACCTTTGATGTTTAGATCAGGCTAAacagtttgattttaatttcaattcagCTTAGACagtttcattttaaatttaattcagcTTTGAACAGTTTGActtcaaaagtttaaaaatcaGCCTCAACAGCTAAATTCAAACTTCAAATTTGTGCCTCGGGTGGTTACTTTAAcgaattcaaaattaaattcttttttacgcaaaatttaagtaaataataaaaatagaatccttattatttttacagtttttagtatttttggaattttatatttgatagtCCACTTTTGCTTATATTCAAAGACGATGatttacattaataaatttatacaaccATGTTATCTTCTGATAATTTGTGGATATTTGTACGTTGTTTTGTTAGATTGAAATTTTGCATTGTATAActtatctttataattcaCAGAGCCGCCTCACCGTATTTGCTTTATAAAACGTACTATTGCTTTTATCATAGCTGatgtcaattatttattttaaaaaatttttaaatacgatttttttattttttaatacttatacaatttgttattttgaatttccagcgaagaattgaaaattttcaaaaataaataaggaaattaatcattttagaTTGATTTTAggaaactttattttatttggttgaaaatcaaaatatcATCAATATCCTCTGCGATTTTGAAGTTGATGACGGCCAACAATAAACTGTGCCCTAAATGATTGAATAGaattagtttaaatatttcttataaaaaaaacttttaattcttGATAATGATTACTATATTTAATCCCCTAAGAACCGAATTATTGtagcttttaaaattttaagtaatatataaaaaacgatagatgaatattttaaagcaTTATTTagacatatatttatttcgaCGGTACACAAAtcaagaaactttttaaaataaattttggaacTATTATTCACATTCATTACAACATCATGTATAACGACTATTGTCCGTATATTCAATCACAGTGATTACttttcaacaataaaaataatcaacatAATACATtacttgagaaaaaatttacaaaaatactttaaccatttacaaatttaaatccaTTGAGTTGAACATATTAAAACTGCAATTGTTGAATATATTAGTGGTAATTAACATATgtataaattacattttaaacataattaaatttacaataaaaattttatgtataatttttgaattagttATTACTGtgattataattgttatttataatacattgtagatatttaaaaaagttacaaaTGCAGTTACTCTGAATAAATACATCTATCGATGGTGGTatattcataacaaattattatcaGGTTGTATTACAATCTTTCAGTACAATTTAAcggattttatatattaatgtgCGCTtgatatgaataattttagataaaattaatttacttaataaAAGAAGACTAATCAATTAGTTTTccattttttgtgaatttcttttaaatgtttataaacgcGATTAGAAACATTGAGGGCAGCATTCATTGGCAGCAACCCAGGTTCTCCCATGAGACTCAAGCCACATAGACCTGTAATCAAAAAAGTTATgtagtaatgaaaaaattaatgaaaaaaaaatctttttatcacttgtaaattatttttttcttaattttaagcgattaaatgaaatatttactATTTGGGTCACTCCATGTCAAATCAACCAATCGTTGAAATCATCAACTCCTTtcaatttggaaaaaatttggtcaacatttttttttcattataaaacgAACATTTTccaaagaaaaatgaaaaaaatttttttcgtaacttatttaaaattttgttattttcttaatttttcaactttattatttaaattcctcggaaaatattataattcaGCAATaaacttttgtttgttttCAAGGGGATACTTGGAgctgtagaaaaaaaaatttgaacaaaaaaaatctatggaattttgagtttttaaaaatcgtcaaaatcGACTTTCGACACCAAATTTTgggttcaaatttttaaatataatatatttatatcatcTTAAAAGGTTCTGACATTTTCAGAatgtctttttttatttaaaaaatatgaattttcaGTAAGACCTATCTTTTCTATACAAAACCGACTAATATATCATTTAGCTGCCTGTAATGATGTGACTGCTCCGTTCAATATAAATGATATTCTATTGTTTATGTCTTaactgattattattaatgattgtaaagaataatataatgaaaaaaaacttcaagcTTGATCTAAGTTGTTAACgttatctaaaattaataagatcATTAGGACTAAGAATATTGcaataaaaagtttgaatCTTCTTTCCAATCATTTCATTGTATGACATACTTAAAAacattaagaaaatttgtaaataaaaaaataataatccaattcaaattatttactgaaatttttaagtatttgttttttattttgttttcgacaaaaaaaagtaatatttgtATCAagcagaaaattattaataaaaatattctatgACAAATATACGTAgccatttgaaaatttttccaatagaCATATGTGATGTTTTACTAAATACTTAACAtagtacttaaataaaaattaaagaagtaaatattttttcaaaacaaaccTAAATAAGTATGCAGTGGATCAGCGCGTGTATCGTAAAATTTAGCAAAACCTCCAATGGAAGCATCTTGCGTactcaaaatgaattttcgaTTTTCATCGGGATCAATAAAATGGCCAGCATCAAGCATATGCAATGTTGCGCCAACCCAAAAGCTATAACAGGTATCTGATGGTTTACCAGGTCGACCTTGGAATCCACTATTCTGCCGCATCAGACACCAACGTCTTAGCTTATCAATTTGTTCTTCGGATAAAACATTATGAAGTTCATTCATGAGATAAAGACTGGCGACCGCGCAAAATGTTGATCCACCATGTGACTCCAAGTCTGGACCTTGTCCCATTGCTCCATCATACGACTGTAATTATTCTAATGAGAGAATCCCAAGTACATTAAACGCTTAGCCAATCAGGCAAAACATTCCAACATTAATAATCATCtgaatgtttttaatttattaacgaaatatgtaaataattgtaatctattaattttaggtttataaattacaaatgtTTACTTACGATACTTTTAACAATATAATCAATAGCAGTTGTTTTGTTCATTCCAGACCAGTCATTGAGTATCGCAGAAACACAGCAAGCACAATAAAGAAATCTCATGTCGCTTTCACTCTCAGTAATCATTGCCATGAAACAGCCATTTGGATTTTGGCAGGCACGCATTCCTTCtaagattgattttttatttacacgtTTTAAATCATCACCAAGTGCTAATAAAGTAGCAAGTGCTGTGTAAGTCATTGGTAAATAACCACATTGATAGTGAAGTGTGTCATCAGGTAGCATTGTTGATGCCTGGAAACCAGATCTGATACCAGCATCAGTTACTTGCAATCTGTAGATCCATTCTATAgctgataatttttcagattcgTTCAATACATCTAACGAATCAAGTATATCAAGTCCTGATACAGCAAAAAATGCAAACATTACTCTATTCGAATCATATTGAGCCATTTGACTTGGCATTACTTGTAAAATTCTTTTGAAATATTGTGCgtgtttctttttttctaattgtGCGCTGAAATTTCGTgccattattttttctttttttttttataatcgtaatttcaataaaaattatagtctATGAATGCATTCGATTTTTCAATGTACTGTCAATATAGGTTAGAAATTATATAagataaattcaaaataccactcgttttaatttagaatttactagcagtaaaattttctgttcccaaaaaattgaaatgtatattaaaaattactgttaCTTAGTGATcatattttctatttgttgtgatatttttttccttgATGTCAAAATTCTAAGTACGTTAAATGGAATGtcttaaaagtataaaaatattttttatgtcacCGACTACTTGAATTAAACATATTAATGATgtaaaaatgatttgttattgtaattatgtgatttattaatataattatattcatttaactttattattgATCAAAATAGGAGTCGgcttattgttattaatagtCATCGCACACTATTGAATTAGATTCACTGTCACTGGATCAATCATTAGTGACTGGATGTATACTGTTgtaaacaataacaatatttctattaacaaatttctttattaaaaacgagtattttttaatcagattttttgttatctgatttaattttttattatgtcatttgtttataaaaacaatttttgagtTTATCATTTGTAGATAAGtagtcaaataaatttatatacatacacaGTAAATCTCAATAAAGTTTCTTTTGGTTGTCTCTTTTGCTCCTGTTTGTAATTTAGACAAATGTTGAGACATCACTACGAAACTTTATTAGGATTGTATATGTACTGTTAGTAGAGAGGTCTCTAGTAGCTAAAGGCAAAAGTACGGTGTAGTTAAGCATTTTAAACacgcttttttttattgattgattgtttatcttttttcaggaactattaaaatatctttaaatacttattttgtaaaattttatttttacaaaaacaaGTATTTatagacataaaaattttgtacaaaatatattttaaattcaatttatttttaatttatactgtATACataatgaaatatatatgttctttaatatttataatctactagaaatttgaatagcgcTACGCGCGTGCCTAGTTTCaaccaataatgaatcgtGGCCCGTTTTTCGCGAATTTCGacctttgactaacttcaagactttcatcCTATATACTAAAATTGATGGTAGAATGAAGTTAGCTTAGTATCGAAAACATGGACCCTGATTCCTTATTGGTTCAAGGTTAGAGCGCGCGCGGATGCACGCAATTTGAATTTCTagttgtatttttaatttagaggatattttgtcggtggaggatctcaaaaattttacttttatctaATACACAGTTATTGTTGCATTAGTGAATTTTAAGTACTGGATTCAGTTGGCTTAAAGatgaatagttaaaaattaacttgaacaAAAATGATATATGTTAATACATGCATAATCAGCATAGATATTATACAAGAAACCTTGTAATCTTATAAAgtaaacaatattaaaataaaaaacaaccGACTCTAAACATCTTGGtattgttaacaataaattaaattttaaacaacgcTCTGGCGTTACTATCTGCTggaaaattttctagaaaacAAATTGTTATGTATATAGAGTAGGTAAaactgtattttattttaagccaaaaatattgtatataaGACAAGAGTCACTTTTTCTGCACTAGTACCGTGCAGTATATTGAATATCGTGGCTTATTAAGGTTAaatttcagtaaaaataagttccaaaaaattcaGAATTGTCGAACATGGAGGCTTGTACGACACGTAGTATAAATAGTATATCAGTAACATTGAGTGGATTTAATATCAGGTCAAAGACTGCGTATAATTGTTGTTTAtttgtatataaaattatactaaatttaaataaagctccCCAATACATGTATGAACGAATAATTAGAGCCGAAAATGATCAAGATTATAATACGAGAAATTTACTGTAGTAAAACATTCGTCATACAAGAACAAACTTCGCAGGAAGATGTTTGATTTATACAACAAGCttcttaaattattcatgaaaattgAGAACAGATTTTTATACATATTGGAaagaatatatataatttaatttaaaaattggttTACTATAAAACTGAAAATGAGTATGTAATTGTTTCTCAATTACAATATTTCTGACCAGACAAGCATCCCTTGTATCTCATGTATGCTAGGTTCGAGCTATTTCAAGCACCTACTTTTATGACTCTCCACTCGTTGAGGTCGTAAATGCAATTGCACATACACTTAAGTCCCGAGGTTATTTGCCTACGACTTAATCCTGCTCGCATCTAGTTTTATTTAGCTTAAACTATTTCATGTCTTTACtttcttttagttttttaatataatattttttcaacattctCGATTGGCGAGTAAACATTTTCCctgaaaatattcttaaaacattttttttgcctCAAACTCCTTAAGTAAAGTCATGTAGGTTTTTATACATTATCCCTTTGTCTAagtttacaaaatatatttttttcatactttaaaaaatattagatggTTGTAAGGAtcattaaacttttaatgttttaagaatattttattttttttaactatcgtctaatattttgaaaaatcttaaaaaaatatatattgtagGTCAATGTTAGAGTAATACGTGAAAAAAAAGCTAAGGTGTACCATACGATTTTGgcataaacaaaaattttttttaatataatcgCATTTTTACCGATGACCAACTGACCCGATTATGGAGCGAATTTTTCTAGGAATACTAATTAGTGATATTTTAAAACCCATAAGCACTATTTTAATATCTTGAGTAGATTTGGAGAAtaatgagtttaaaaaaaaaaaaacttttattttttactcaaaaacgcATGATATTTCAGAGTTGAAActtggctgagatgttgtctACAGTATAAGGTattgtaggaaaaaaaattaggaaaacggttgaccctaaaggccatccctacaacttcccgctaattccgttaataacTAGCcgctttttttgagctcttcgagctcaaaaatacaatctgtgtgttgttttgagcttcCCGAGCtcaaaagataccttttctatgcttttgagctctttgagctcatctgatagaagtttcatagaacactattttttgaattttcaaaccgcaataacttttgaatgaatgaaccgatttttacgcggttggcgacATTCTatgaagttttttaagccttatacagaatttctaagtttaaattggtcgaactagaaatttcggagtaactgcgaaaaaatacttttttcagtCTTccttcgttcacgatatcttttgaacgaatcaactgattttgaccggattggcggccatcgacgtggtttttcaaggttgagagctgattagcttttggaattgatcggtagagccgtttaaaagttattccaaataaaccacttctgaaaaaatttttttttagatttcttttaaatttctcaaaaatctatcggtccgaatcggttcaaattatcaggaaatctaagtttggcaaagccctttcgaatggcaccaaccgcgataaaatcggttcaaccgttcaaaagttataagcgattcacatactcacacacacacacacacacacacacttggggcagaggagaaactgctaccaggcgcgtctccccgtagcggatgggagaacgctcgctgtacctggtacagagggtaggagccaaataaaatacgttcccgtggacaaaactcccctttaatgggttggtcacactaactgacctaacaagacgatcgttccctgctgtgacccactgggagtgaccggaacctcgtgtcgtagtttccgacgatgcaggccacggctgatgtgagcttgctctgccgaagtgtaagttacagcagtggatcaggagccagccactttgggccttgatcaggaagtacgcagtgagtgttagagatcggaatcttcaccgctccgagcgagtctagtccgtccgtgtattccgggactggctaagtgtcggctaggcctcagggaactggggtaggagtactatctccgagggtacacccgttcctagttatgacaacccgctccactccgtacgatgcgctggtgaatttaaaagtatgagtaaaattcagaaaaacaacaatagtgaaaacgcgcctcatgcccaacaagcagcgattgaagcaagcgctgaaatgaagcggtcgcAAGCATTGGAatgccttgaaaagctgaccagtgagCTAAATGACCTCGTCCAacctaaggtcaatatccacaaggagattaagaccaagacgaccagcgtagccaatgccctccagagattcaagaaacttgatgaagaatggcgtttaacagtacgacgcacttcttgcactacaccggagagaaagcattcaagcaactgtcgtgaatgaagaagcaatggacactggagccgaaggtgatgGTGAATCAGTTGCGGAAGACAGAAGCAGAACTAGCAGCAagtcaactaagagaaaagatcgatcttctcccgacccaacgatcagccaagttgtgaagaaaaaggacctgaaaccaagccctccgaaaaacacggcagtgcagaacgccggaaaaaaagaggtgactgaatggcagaaggtccaatccaagaaggagaagaaggagcaagcgagagaacggttaccaaaacaaccggtgaacaaatctcggccggagcctaagcggaaaaaaccgcgaaaattcaccaaaccaAATGCCTGAAATCTCTTGACCCAGAAGTATTGCTAACagccctcgatagtgatccgatagagactggatgtgcagaagaacatactaaggccctgatgatgcgagtaacacaagcttgtgatgccagtatgcctcgcaaacgtgttatgaattcaagacctgcggtacactggtggaatgatcatatcagcaacctccgtaaagagtgccatcgaaagagaagaatatttcagcgtggctatcaacgacctaactctgcagtgctgatcgcagagtacaaaaaagctcgtcgtgaacttaataaggccataaaagagagcaaaggaagatgctggaaagagctcatatacgaggtcgacaaagacgtgtggggtcggccgtataaggtggtcatgacgcacctgaagaaacaacaaatgccgtcacctacgtgtccccaactccttcagaaaatcgtcactgcgctgtttccacagcaacacagtctcaattatcagtcaacgcaagatgaactggacgacattccacctgtcactgaagaagaattgttggaggcctgtaatcgggtaggaaataataaagcgccgggattggacgtaatccctaatatagccttgaaaaccatcataaaggcagcaccaacattatttctagacgcttacaacgcaAGCCTCAAGGAGGGAACTTTTCCttgtaagtggaaacagcaacggttagtacttttacctaaaggaaaaaaaccgccagaagaaccgtcatcttaccgaccactctgcatgctagatacggcgggtaagatatttgagcgtatcatccatcagcgaatagatgcagtggtcgacccactcttgacagacaaccagtatggattccggaaagaacgatcaaccctggacgcgatcaacctggttgttaatacggccaaagaggcaatcacaggaactagatggaagggtggaacgaagaagtactgcctggtggctaccttggacatcaaaaatgctttcaattccgctaattgggactgcatcatgcaagctctcgacgagaagaacgtgccaacatatcttcgcagactagtgattagctattttacagatagagtgctgaaatacgatacaaagaatggtccgaaagagtatgatataaccggtggtgtgccacagggctctgttcttggtccacttctgtggaatatcatgtatgacgggctcctgagactgaagcttccaagatgtgtcaaactggtagcgtatgcggatgatgttgccgcagtgatcgtcgccaaacacctcgacgagattcaacatctgtttgacatcacttttgagaagatcaaccagtggatggatacagtgaacctacaactggccaagcagaagaccgaagcagtgcttattaccaaccgaaaagaagttgaaacaattaagctaaaagtcggtgaccgagaaatcacatcacaacctcatatacgatatctgggagtgatgcttgatgcccgactcaacttcaagcagcaagtggaacacgtctgtacgaaagcgtcagtagtgagagctagtctcgcacg
Coding sequences within it:
- the LOC123259260 gene encoding geranylgeranyl transferase type-1 subunit beta-like, with protein sequence MARNFSAQLEKKKHAQYFKRILQVMPSQMAQYDSNRVMFAFFAVSGLDILDSLDVLNESEKLSAIEWIYRLQVTDAGIRSGFQASTMLPDDTLHYQCGYLPMTYTALATLLALGDDLKRVNKKSILEGMRACQNPNGCFMAMITESESDMRFLYCACCVSAILNDWSGMNKTTAIDYIVKSISYDGAMGQGPDLESHGGSTFCAVASLYLMNELHNVLSEEQIDKLRRWCLMRQNSGFQGRPGKPSDTCYSFWVGATLHMLDAGHFIDPDENRKFILSTQDASIGGFAKFYDTRADPLHTYLGLCGLSLMGEPGLLPMNAALNVSNRVYKHLKEIHKKWKTN